The window CCTTTCCCCCACCTCCGCCAAAGCCCTTTCCGCCGCCTGAAGGAGGCGGGGCGTGGCGGTCCGGCCTGCAGGCCGCCTGCCCAAGACCTCGAGGGCAAGCCCGACCCGGTGGGCCCGTGCGGCCTCGGCGAAGGCCGCCTCCACCCCTTGGAGCAGGGCGGCCAGGGCCGCCTCCTCCAGGGCCCGGACCTCCAGGAGGCAGGCCGCCTCCTGGGGGAGGGCGTTCACCGCCTGGCCGCCCTCGAGGCCGCTCGCGTTCACGCTCGCGTCCTCCCGCCCCTCCACCAGGGCGCGGACGCGGCAAAGCCCCTCCGCCAGGGCGAAGACGGGGTGGGGAAGCCGCCTGTCCCCCCAGGCATGACCCCCGGGCCCCTGGAGCCGGACCCGAAGGCGCACGGAGCCCAGGGCCCGGTCCACCACCCCGGGCAGGTACCCGTCCACGGCCACCACCACCTCGGGGGAGAGGGCCTCCACCAACGCCCGCGCCCCCTTGAGGTTGCCGAGGCCCTCCTCCCCCACGGTGAAGCCCCGCACCACCCCGGGAAGCTCGGGGAGGGAGAGGAGGACGGCCACCCCGCTCGTGTTGTCCCCCACCCCCGGGGCGTAGAGCCGCTCGCCCACCCGCCTCGGGGGCTTCGGGGGGAGGACGGTGTCCAGGTGGGCCAGGAGGAGGACCTTCCCCTCCCCGGCCCAGACGTTGCCGAGGCCGTCCCTCCGGGCCCCGGGGAGCCTCGAGGCCACGTACTCCCCCCTCGCCTCCTCCCCCGCAAGGGGGGCGAGCTCCAGGAGGTAGCGCCGCGGGTCCTCCACCCTCACTCTTCGGGCCTCGCCAACCCCTCCCGGATGGCGTAAAGGGCCGCCTGGGTCCGGTTGTTGAGGTGAAGCTTCTGGAAAATTTCCGAAAGGCGGTTGCGCACCGTCTTCTCGGAAAGCTGGAGCTCGGCGGCGATCTCCTGGTTGGTGTACCCCTGGGCCACCAGCCTCAGGATCTGGACCTCGCGCTCGGAAAGCTCGGCGTGGAGGGGCTGGCTGGCCTCCTTCTTGGCGCGGAAGTCCTGGATGATGTGCCCGGCAAGCTCCGCGTCCAGAAGCACCTCCCCTGCGTGGACGCGGCGGATGGCGTCCACCAGCTCCCTCGCGTCCACGTCCTTGAGGAGGTAGCCCCGGGCCCCCGCCTTCACCGCCTCAAAGACGTAGGCGTCCTGGCGGTACATGGTGAGCATGATGACCTTGGCCTGGGGCCACTCCTTGAGGATGGCCTGGGTGGCCTGCACCCCGTCCAGGCCCGGCATCTGGATGTCCATGAGGATCACGTCGGGCTTGGTCTCCAGGGCGTGGCGCATGGCCTCCCATCCGTCCTTGGCCTCCCCCACCACCCGGAAGTCCCCCTCGGCCTCCAGGAGGCTTTTCAGCCCCTGGCGGAAAAGGGCGTGGTCGTCCGCCAGAAGAACCCGGATCACCCTTCCATCATAGCGCCAAAGGGGCTAGGGTAGAGGCGTGCTGACCTTTCGCGTGGAGAAACTGGTGCCCGGGGGGTACGGCCTGGGCCGCACCGAAAGGGGGGTGGTCCTGGTGAAGGGGGCCCTCCCCGGGGAGCTGGTGCGGGGGGAGCCCAAGCGGAAAAAGGGCGCCCTCTTCCTGGAAGCCCCGGAGATCCTCGAGGCCCACCCCGGCCGCTACCCCGAGCCCCTACCCCCTTCCGCCGACCTCCCCCTGGCCTACGAGACCCAGCTCCCCCTGAAGGAGGCCCTGGTGAGGGACGCCCTGGAGCGGGTCGCCAAGCTGGAGGCCCCCTTGGCCCCCATCCGCCCCTCCCCCAGGCCCCTCGCCTACCGCACCGCCGCCCAGTACGCCCGCCACCCCCTGGGAGGGCTCGCCTACCGCCTGCCGGAAAGCCACGAGCTCCACCGCCTGGAGAAGGACCCCCTCCTCGCCGAGCCCTTGGCCTGGGCCTTTGACGTCCTCAAGCTCTGGCCCCTCCCCGTGGAGGAGGTGGCCCTTAGGGGAAGCCTCCTCGAGGGCAAGGTCCTCCTCGGCCTCGTCGGCGGGGTCCCCGAGGCCCTGAAGCGCCCCGCCAAGGCCCTGGTGCAGGAGGGCTTCGCCGGGGTGGTCTGGGCCGAGCCCTCCCCCAAGGGCCGCTTCCGGGGCCGGGTTACGCCCCTCGCCGGGGAGCGCACCCTTCTTGAGGCCTTCGGCCCGCTCAAGGCCACGGTGAGCGTGGAAAGCTTCAGCCAGGTGAACCCCCTGGCGGCGGGGGCCCTCTTGGAGGAGGCCCGCACGCTGGTCTTTGGGGGAAGGCGGGCCCTGGAGCTTTACGCCGGATCGGGCCTCTTCTCCCTCCTTCTCTCCCCCCGCTACGAGGAGGTGGTGGCGGTGGAGATCAGCAAGGAGGCGGTGCGCCGGGGGGAGATGGACCGGAAGCGCCTCGGGGCAGAAAACGTCCGCTTCCTCCGCATGGACGCCCGCAAGGCCGAGGCCCTGGGTGCCTTTGACCTCGTGGTGGTGGACCCGCCCCGGGCGGGCCTTCCCCCCGAGGTGCGGGCCTACCTCCTTAGGGCCCGGCCCCGGGAGATCCTCTACGTGTCCTGCGACCCGGCCACCTGGGCGCGGGACGTGGGGGCCCTGGTCCAGGGGGGCTACCGCCTCGCCTTCGCCCGCCCCTACGACTTCTTCCCCTTCACCCACCACGTGGAGGTCCTCTCCCTGCTCCGCCTTTAGCCGGCCCGGGGTATCCTGGAAGGCAAAGGAGCCCCCATGGTCCTCATCCTGAACGGCCCCAACCTGAACCTTCTGGGCAGGCGGGAACCCGAGGTCTACGGGCGCACCACCCTGGAGGAGCTCGAGGCCCTCTGCGAGGCCTGGGGGGCGGAGCTCGGCCTCGGGGTGGTCTTCCGGCAGACGAACTACGAAGGCCAGCTCATTGAGTGGGTGCAGCAGGCCCACCAGGAGGGGTTCTTGGCCATCGTCCTCAACCCCGGGGCGCTCACCCACTACTCCTACGCCCTCCTGGACGCCATCCGTGCCCAACCCCTCCCCGTGGTGGAGGTCCACCTCACCAACCTCCACGCCCGGGAGGAGTTCCGCCGCCACTCCGTGACCGCTCCGGCCTGCCGGGGGATCGTCTCCGGCTTCGGGCCCCTCTCCTACAAGCTCGCCCTGGTCTACCTGGCGGAAACCCTGGAGGTAGGGGGCGAAGGTTTCTGAATTTCTTCCCGTTTATTCGCAAAGCCCCCCGGTGCTATAATGGAAGACGGCGTCTAAACGCCTTCTAGGAGCGCTATGGCCCAGGTACTGCCTGTAGAAATCACCGAGGAGCTCAAGCAGAGCTTCATCAACTACGCCATGTCCGTCATCGTGGACCGGGCCCTGCCCGACGTGCGGGACGGGCTCAAGCCGGTCCAGAGGCGGATCCTCTTCGGCGCCTACCAGGAAGGGGTCCTGCCGGGGCGCAAGCACGTGAAGAGCGCCAAGATCGTGGGCGAGGTCATGGGCAAGTACCACCCCCACGGGGACGCCGCCATCTACGACGCCCTGGTGCGCATGGCCCAGCCCTGGAACCTCCGCTACCCCCTCATTGACGGCCAGGGGAACTTCGGCTCCATAGACGGCGACCCCCCGGCGGCCCAGCGCTACACCGAGGCCAGGCTTTCCCCCATCGGGGCGGAGATGCTTTTGGACATTGACAAGGACACGGTGGACTTCCGCCCCAACTACGACGGCTCCCTCAAGGAGCCCGAGGTCCTGCCCGCCGCCATACCCAACCTCCTGGTGAACGGGGCGAGCGGCATCGCCGTGGGCATGGCCACGAGCCTCCCGCCCCACAACCTCTCCGAGGTGGTGGACGCCCTGGTGGCCATGATCGAAAACCCCGCCATCACCCTGGAAGAGGTCATGCGCCACCTCCCCGGCCCCGACTTCCCCACCGGGGGGAAGCTCTCCAAGAAGGGCATCAAGGAGGCCTACGCCACCGGGCGGGGAAGCCTTAAGGTGCGGGCCAAGGTGCGGGTGGAGGAGAAGGGGCAGAGGCCCGTCCTGGTGGTGACGGAGATCCCCTACCAGGTGAACAAGGCGAGCCTCATCGCCCAGATCGCCGCCCTGGTCAAGGCCAAGAAGATTGAGGACATCGTGGGCCTCCGGGACGAGTCCGACCGGCAGGGCCTGAGGATCGCCATTGAGCTCAAGCGGGGCGCCAACCCCCAGGTGGTCCTGAACCAGCTCTACAAGCACACCGCCCTCCAGACCTCCTTCACGGTGAACCTCCTCGCCATCGTGGACGGGGAGCCCAAGGTCCTCTCCCTCCTGGACCTGATGCGCCACTACCTGGACCACCGCAAGGAGGTGGTGCGCCGCCGGAGCCTCTTTGAGCTCAGGAAGGCGGAGGAGCGGGCCCACGTCCTGGAAGGCCTCCTCATCGCCCTGGACCACATTGACGAGGTCATCGCCCTGATCCGCGGCTCCGAGGACGCCCCCAAGGCCCGCATCGCCCTCATGGAACGCTTCGGCCTCTCCGAGGCCCAGGCCCAGGCCATCCTGGACATGCGCCTCCAGCGCCTCGTGGCCTTGGAACGGGAGAAGCTTTTGGAGGAGTACCGGGGGCTCATGGAGGAGATCGCCCGCCTGAAGGCGATCCTCGAGGACGAGGCCCGCCTCCTCGCCGAGGTCAAGGCCGACCTCCTCCGGGTCAAGGAGAAGTACGGGGACGCGCGGCGCACCCTCATCACCGAGTTTGAGGAGACCTTCAACCCCGAGGACCTGATTGAGGACGAGCCCATGGTCATCACCCTCACGGCCCAGGGCTTCCTCAAGCGCCTCCCCCTGGAGAGCTACCGGGCCCAGGGCCGGGGGGGGAAGGGCCTTTTGGCGGGCAGGACCAAGGAGGAAGACGAGGCCACCCACGTCTTCGTGGCCGACGCCCACGACGACCTCCTCCTCTTCACGAACCGGGGCCGGGTCTACCGCCTCAAGGTCTACGAGCTTCCCGAGATGGGCCGCCAGGCCCGGGGCGTCCACGTGAAAAGCCTCCTCCCCCTCGCCGAGGACGAGGAGGTGGCGGCCCTCCTCTCCGTGCGGGGCCTGGACCAGGAAGGCTA of the Thermus thermophilus HB8 genome contains:
- a CDS encoding M20/M25/M40 family metallo-hydrolase, with protein sequence MRVEDPRRYLLELAPLAGEEARGEYVASRLPGARRDGLGNVWAGEGKVLLLAHLDTVLPPKPPRRVGERLYAPGVGDNTSGVAVLLSLPELPGVVRGFTVGEEGLGNLKGARALVEALSPEVVVAVDGYLPGVVDRALGSVRLRVRLQGPGGHAWGDRRLPHPVFALAEGLCRVRALVEGREDASVNASGLEGGQAVNALPQEAACLLEVRALEEAALAALLQGVEAAFAEAARAHRVGLALEVLGRRPAGRTATPRLLQAAERALAEVGERPQWLPGSTDASAAIERGIPALGFGVYRGGGAHTPGEWVLPSSLLEGQRALLALLRGLGVG
- a CDS encoding response regulator transcription factor, producing MIRVLLADDHALFRQGLKSLLEAEGDFRVVGEAKDGWEAMRHALETKPDVILMDIQMPGLDGVQATQAILKEWPQAKVIMLTMYRQDAYVFEAVKAGARGYLLKDVDARELVDAIRRVHAGEVLLDAELAGHIIQDFRAKKEASQPLHAELSEREVQILRLVAQGYTNQEIAAELQLSEKTVRNRLSEIFQKLHLNNRTQAALYAIREGLARPEE
- a CDS encoding class I SAM-dependent RNA methyltransferase; the encoded protein is MLTFRVEKLVPGGYGLGRTERGVVLVKGALPGELVRGEPKRKKGALFLEAPEILEAHPGRYPEPLPPSADLPLAYETQLPLKEALVRDALERVAKLEAPLAPIRPSPRPLAYRTAAQYARHPLGGLAYRLPESHELHRLEKDPLLAEPLAWAFDVLKLWPLPVEEVALRGSLLEGKVLLGLVGGVPEALKRPAKALVQEGFAGVVWAEPSPKGRFRGRVTPLAGERTLLEAFGPLKATVSVESFSQVNPLAAGALLEEARTLVFGGRRALELYAGSGLFSLLLSPRYEEVVAVEISKEAVRRGEMDRKRLGAENVRFLRMDARKAEALGAFDLVVVDPPRAGLPPEVRAYLLRARPREILYVSCDPATWARDVGALVQGGYRLAFARPYDFFPFTHHVEVLSLLRL
- the aroQ gene encoding type II 3-dehydroquinate dehydratase yields the protein MVLILNGPNLNLLGRREPEVYGRTTLEELEALCEAWGAELGLGVVFRQTNYEGQLIEWVQQAHQEGFLAIVLNPGALTHYSYALLDAIRAQPLPVVEVHLTNLHAREEFRRHSVTAPACRGIVSGFGPLSYKLALVYLAETLEVGGEGF
- the gyrA gene encoding DNA gyrase subunit A — translated: MAQVLPVEITEELKQSFINYAMSVIVDRALPDVRDGLKPVQRRILFGAYQEGVLPGRKHVKSAKIVGEVMGKYHPHGDAAIYDALVRMAQPWNLRYPLIDGQGNFGSIDGDPPAAQRYTEARLSPIGAEMLLDIDKDTVDFRPNYDGSLKEPEVLPAAIPNLLVNGASGIAVGMATSLPPHNLSEVVDALVAMIENPAITLEEVMRHLPGPDFPTGGKLSKKGIKEAYATGRGSLKVRAKVRVEEKGQRPVLVVTEIPYQVNKASLIAQIAALVKAKKIEDIVGLRDESDRQGLRIAIELKRGANPQVVLNQLYKHTALQTSFTVNLLAIVDGEPKVLSLLDLMRHYLDHRKEVVRRRSLFELRKAEERAHVLEGLLIALDHIDEVIALIRGSEDAPKARIALMERFGLSEAQAQAILDMRLQRLVALEREKLLEEYRGLMEEIARLKAILEDEARLLAEVKADLLRVKEKYGDARRTLITEFEETFNPEDLIEDEPMVITLTAQGFLKRLPLESYRAQGRGGKGLLAGRTKEEDEATHVFVADAHDDLLLFTNRGRVYRLKVYELPEMGRQARGVHVKSLLPLAEDEEVAALLSVRGLDQEGYLVFATERGLVKRTALKEYQNLGQAGLIAIRLQEGDRLVGVALSDPEDEAILATQEGQAIRFPLEEVRATGRDTQGVIGVRFKKPEDRVVSLVVVKPGEMVDLLSVSTRGYGKRTPLSEYPLQGRGGMGVITYAVSTKVGRLAALLKVRGGEDLLVLSRRGLAIRTPVAEIRQYSRATAGVRVMNLPEDDEVASAFVVEEEK